GGTGTAGAGGGTGCGGGTAAGCGTGGCAGAAACGGCACGATCCACCTGCGCATCCAGAGGTAAGTCACCATCTTCACGTTGGCGTTCGCGAATGCGATCAAAGACCACCACGGTGTCATTCACCGAATAGCCGGCGATGGTGAGGAGTGAAACAGCAAACAAACTGTCGACCTCCAAACCGCTCATCAATCCAAGCCAGGCGAAAACGCCACACACAATCAACACGTCATGGCCTAAGGCCACGAGCGCCAAAACGGCATAGCGACCGTCGTAGCGAATGCTGATGTAGAGAGCGATGCCGGCAAATGCCACCAGCAACGAGATCAAGCTGCTGCGCAGCAGCTGACCACCAAGACTGGGGCCAATCGTGTCAACGGATTGGCCACCCACTTCAAAGGGGCCAGCGATGGGTTCGACAGCTTCGATCACGGCCTGCCCCTGTGAGGCGGTTAAAGCCGGCATGCGCAACACCACCGATTCACCTCGATCGAGCAACTGAACCCGAGCCGTTGCGAGATTAGGCAGGGTATCGGCGTCTTGATCGCGACCTTCAGCAGGCAAGGTGAGGCTGGCAAGCTTCTCCTGGATGTCGATGGCCCTGACGTCTTGGCAATTATCTGTGCACAAGCGCTCGAGCTGGATCTGGGTTCCACCGGTGAAATCAAGCCCAGGCCTTAAGGGGGAGCGAATCTGAGGATTCGTCCAGCTCAGCACCAAACCAAGAGCGCTGATCAACAGCACGAGCACGGAGATCAACCAAACCTTTCGCCGTTGGCGGCTCAGGGGAAAACGCAAGGGGCGTTCTTGACCAGTTGGGGAAGACACAGCCATGGCTCAAGCAGCGGAGGAAGGCAGCTGCCCTGCGGGCAGAAAATTGGTTGGGCGACGCAGCGATTGATAACTCATCAAGAAACGCAAGAGCGTGCGCGTGCAGGTCAGTGCCGTGAACAAGCTGAGCAGAACACCGATTCCTAGCGTTGCTGCAAAACCTTTCACCAAACCCGTTCCGAGGAAGAACAACGCAGCGCAACTAATCAGGGTGGTGATGTGACCATCAACGATCGAAGAAAAGGCTTGAGAGAACCCCGTTTCGATCGAGCGGATCAAGGTGTTGCCGCGACGCAATTCGTCTTTGATCCGCTCAAAGATCAACACGTTGGCATCCACGGCCATACCGATACTGAGGATGAACCCAGCCGTCCCAGGCAGGGTGAGGGTGACCGGTATCAGCGCGTAGGCCGCCATGTTGAACAGGGCATAAAGGCTGAGGGCCAGCACAGCCACCACGCCTGCAAGTCGATAGACGAGCAGCATGAAAAGGGCCACCAACACCAAGCCCGCAAGTGCGGCGATCAGGCTGCGACGCACATTTTCAGCACCCAAACTGGGGCCAATCGTGCGCACCTCAAGAATTTCCACGGGAAGGGGCAGAGAGCCACCACGCAGTTGCACCTCGAGGTCCCGGGCTTCCTCAGCGCTGAAATTGCCTGTGATCACAGCAGAACCACCGGTAATACCAGCGGCTTTGAATTGCTCGCCCACGCCGGCTTCACTAATGGGCCGGCCATCCAGCACGATGCCAAGGAGACGCCCGGTGCCTGCGATCGAACGGGTGAGTTCTGCAAATTTGTCCCCCCCCTCTCGGTTGAAGGTGAGTGTGACTTCCCAGCTGCTGCCGTTTTGCTGCTGTTGGCGCCCTGCGGTCACGAGATCCTTACCGGTGAGCGCCGCGGGCTCGAACCGATCCACAATTTCTTCGTTGGCGCGAGCTAGGAGCTGTTCCAACTGCTCTTGCTCAGAGTTCGCCGTGCCATCAAGACCCAACTCTTTTTGAGCCTTGGCTAACTGCTCAGGGGTGGGGCCATCCTCTTGATCGGCTGGATCTGATGCGTCCTTGCTGGCGTTCAGTGCCAGCAAGCTTCTCAGCTGGGCCCTGAGTTGAATTAAGCCGCGTAGCTCCTCCTCTGAACCAGGCTTCTGTGCCCGAAACTCCAACAACGCTGTGCTTCCCAACACGCGAGCTGCTCTAGATGGATCGGTGACGCCTGGAAGCTGCAAAACGAGTTGGTTATCGCCAACGGTCTGGAGGGTTGATTCGGCGACACCTAAGCCATTGACGCGACGATCCAGGACGGCTTTGACGGCTTCCAGCTGTTCGGCTTTCACTTTGGTGATCTCAGCCGATGGCTGCACTTCCAGCGTGAGCTGGCTACCTCCACGGAGATCGAGACCCAACTGAAGAGGGAAGCTTGTGAGAACGGATCCAGCTGCGATGGCCAGAGCGAGGATGAGGG
The window above is part of the Synechococcus sp. WH 8020 genome. Proteins encoded here:
- the secF gene encoding protein translocase subunit SecF encodes the protein MAVSSPTGQERPLRFPLSRQRRKVWLISVLVLLISALGLVLSWTNPQIRSPLRPGLDFTGGTQIQLERLCTDNCQDVRAIDIQEKLASLTLPAEGRDQDADTLPNLATARVQLLDRGESVVLRMPALTASQGQAVIEAVEPIAGPFEVGGQSVDTIGPSLGGQLLRSSLISLLVAFAGIALYISIRYDGRYAVLALVALGHDVLIVCGVFAWLGLMSGLEVDSLFAVSLLTIAGYSVNDTVVVFDRIRERQREDGDLPLDAQVDRAVSATLTRTLYTSGTTLLPLLGLILFGGSTLFWFAVALAIGVIVGSWSSIALAPSLLSIWPRQRTAGA
- the secD gene encoding protein translocase subunit SecD, producing MARQQGWFALILALAIAAGSVLTSFPLQLGLDLRGGSQLTLEVQPSAEITKVKAEQLEAVKAVLDRRVNGLGVAESTLQTVGDNQLVLQLPGVTDPSRAARVLGSTALLEFRAQKPGSEEELRGLIQLRAQLRSLLALNASKDASDPADQEDGPTPEQLAKAQKELGLDGTANSEQEQLEQLLARANEEIVDRFEPAALTGKDLVTAGRQQQQNGSSWEVTLTFNREGGDKFAELTRSIAGTGRLLGIVLDGRPISEAGVGEQFKAAGITGGSAVITGNFSAEEARDLEVQLRGGSLPLPVEILEVRTIGPSLGAENVRRSLIAALAGLVLVALFMLLVYRLAGVVAVLALSLYALFNMAAYALIPVTLTLPGTAGFILSIGMAVDANVLIFERIKDELRRGNTLIRSIETGFSQAFSSIVDGHITTLISCAALFFLGTGLVKGFAATLGIGVLLSLFTALTCTRTLLRFLMSYQSLRRPTNFLPAGQLPSSAA